In the Brockia lithotrophica genome, AACCTTCATGCTCCTTTGCGAAGTCGAAGAGGAGCTTCGCCATCGCCGCAGCATCGCCGTAGGCGAAGGCGAAGATCGTCGGCCCCGCGAGGTACTCCTCCAGACCTTGAATTCCCGCAGACGTAGCGGCGAGGCGGAAAAGGGTGTTCTTGTAGACGACGAGCTCGCCGCCTACTTCCCGGACGCGCTTCCGGAAGGCGGACAACGTGGCCACAGGGATCCCCCGGTATTCTACGAGGTACACCCCTTGGCTCCGACCGATCTTTTCCCGGATCTCCTCGACCAGAGCGACCTTTTCCGGACGCTCAGCACCCTTTACGACCCAATGGCTCAACCCGGTTCACCCCCTTCCTCTTTGCGGCGAGAAGCCTCCCGGCCCCCCTCTGACCCGCCATGCCACGAAAAAACCCCCGCTCGTGGCGGGGCACCGAAAATATGGCGGCAAACGCCGGTTCACCGACGCGCACCTCGGAAGGCGGGATCTCCCCATTACGCCGCGGCGGCGCCGCGGGCACCTTCCGTCTTCGGTGCCTCCGATCTATTCGGGTCAAAGGCCTGGCCCTCTTCGCGTCTCAGGCGATCTCGCTCAGATCCACGGGAATTCCCGGACCCATCGTCGCGCTCAGCGTGACGTTTCGGATGTACTGACCTCGAGCAGCGGCGGGCTTGAGCCGCTTCACCTGGTCCAAGAAGGCGCGCAGGTTTTCTTCGAGGTGTTCCGTAGGAAAGGATACCTTGCCGATGGGGATGTGCACGTTTCCCTGCTTGTCGGTGCGGAACTCCACGCGCCCCATCTTGATTTCGCGCACGGCCCTCGCCACATCCGTGGTCACCGTGCCCGTCTTCGGGTTCGGCATGAGTCCGCGCGGGCCGAGGATCTTCCCGAGTCGACCGACGAGGCCCATCATATCCGGCGTGGCTACGGCGACGTCGAAGTCGAGGAAGCCCTGCTCTATGCGGGCGACGAGTTCCTCCGCACCGACGATATCCGCGCCGGCCTCCTGCGCTTCTTTCGCCTTGTCGCCCTTGGCAAACACGAGGACACGCATCGTCTTTCCCGTCCCGTGGGGAAGAACGACCGTCCCTCGGACCTGCTGATCGGCCTTGCGCACGTCCACGCCGAGGCGCACCGCAGCTTCCACCGTCGCATCAAAGGAGACGTACGAAGTGCGCTTCACCAGCTCGACGGCCTCCCGCACGCTGTAGCGACGGCCCTTTTCCACAAGCTTAAGCGCTTCCTGGTACTTCTTCCCGCGCTTGGGCATACCCTTCACCTCCGTGGTGCGAACGGGAAAACCCCTCCCACGCAACCCTTAGTCCTCCACGACGATGCCCATGCTCCGGGCGGTCCCCTCGATCATGCTCATCGCCGCTTCGAGGGAATTCGCGTTCAAGTCCTTCATCTTGAGGGCGGCGATTTCCCGTAGCTTCTCGCGGGAGATGCGCCCTACGAGCTTCTTGTTGGGTTCTCCCGACCCCTTCTCCACGCCCGCGGCCTTCTTGAGCAGGTCGGACGCCGGGGGCGTCTTCGTCACGAAGGTAAAGGAGCGGTCCTCGTAGACGGTGATCTCCACCGGCACGATCGAACCGGCCATGTCCGCCGTCCGGGCGTTGAACTCCTTGACGAAGGCCATGATGTTGACGCCCGCCTGCCCCAGAGCCGGAC is a window encoding:
- a CDS encoding LSU ribosomal protein L10p (P0), which translates into the protein MSHWVVKGAERPEKVALVEEIREKIGRSQGVYLVEYRGIPVATLSAFRKRVREVGGELVVYKNTLFRLAATSAGIQGLEEYLAGPTIFAFAYGDAAAMAKLLFDFAKEHEGFQVKAGWVEGRVYDRNGVETIAKLPPREVLLAQLVGGIQAPVARFVGTLQSLIHTPLRNLRYGLEEVAKLKAQAS
- a CDS encoding LSU ribosomal protein L11p (L12e); translation: MAKKVVKVIKLQIPGGKASPAPPVGPALGQAGVNIMAFVKEFNARTADMAGSIVPVEITVYEDRSFTFVTKTPPASDLLKKAAGVEKGSGEPNKKLVGRISREKLREIAALKMKDLNANSLEAAMSMIEGTARSMGIVVED
- a CDS encoding LSU ribosomal protein L1p (L10Ae), which produces MPKRGKKYQEALKLVEKGRRYSVREAVELVKRTSYVSFDATVEAAVRLGVDVRKADQQVRGTVVLPHGTGKTMRVLVFAKGDKAKEAQEAGADIVGAEELVARIEQGFLDFDVAVATPDMMGLVGRLGKILGPRGLMPNPKTGTVTTDVARAVREIKMGRVEFRTDKQGNVHIPIGKVSFPTEHLEENLRAFLDQVKRLKPAAARGQYIRNVTLSATMGPGIPVDLSEIA